The DNA sequence TTCCGGTCTTCAGGGCTTTCTGGATTGCGTTCGAGAGCGCCTCGGTGTTCTTGTCGAGCACCGGAAGATTCACGTACTTCGTCGACGCGGGCAGTTGGTCCTGGCCGTTCTTGGCGATCTCCGATTTTCCGCGGTAGTCGACGACTGTGGCCACATCAGCGGCCGCGAGGGCCGCGTCGTCCTCGTCGGTGAGTTCGGTCAGCGAGTCCGCCCGGAACACCTTTCCCCACGCCGTGGTGTGTCCGTCCTTCGTCGTGAAGCCCCCCATGTCCCGCACGTTGTGCGCCCCTTGCAGGAAGAACTGGCGTGTCGAGGCGATGTCACCAGTGCCGTCGCCGGTGCTGGCCTCGAAGTACCAGCGGTCGATCGGGTCGAGCCCATCTACCGTCGCCGCCCCGTCGCCGGTAGCGACTTCACGGCCGTTCTCCGACGGGTCGGTCACCGACGTCGAAGCGAACACTGTCGCCTCGCCTGCCCCGTCCCAGGACAGCGTGTAGGCACCGGCATCGCCCCTATCAACGCTCAGGTGCGACACCTGCCCGGAGCTGGAGGCGTCGTCTGTGTCGGTGCTGGAGGATCCGCACGCTGTCAGGGCCAGCATCGACGCCAGGCCCACCGCCGCTACGCTTGTCCACCCTCGGTCACGCATATGGTCGGCCCCTCTCCATCGGTTATGCGCAGAGCATCACCTACATCGCCACTGGTGATCTATCCCACTCTCGGTGGGTGGAAGGCGGCGGCACGGTGTGGATGCCGCCGTACCTACCGGGGGTAGCTGCGATGATGATGCCGCCCACCTTTCCGTGGCGGGATGGTGCTGGCGTAGTCCGAAGTCGTCGATAGATGAGGTGGGCGCTGTGGCGTCGGTGCATGAGGTGATCGAGGCGTTCCGGCAGGCGCCGTCGAACTCGGAGCGCGGCACCCTGTTCGAGCAGCTCATGATTCGCTACCTCCAACTCGACCCCACCTTGTCGCAGCAGTATGACCAGGTGTGGCGGTGGGCCGACTGGCCGGGCCGGGACGGCAAGCCCGACACCGGCATCGACCTCGTGGCCCGCGAACGCGACACCGGCGAATACACCGCGATCCAGTGCAAGTTCTACGAACCCACCCACACCCTCGCCAAGGCCGATATCGACAGCTTCTTCACCGCGTCGGGCAAGAAGCCGTTTACGAACCGGGTCATCATCTCGACCACCGACAAGTGGGGCCCGCACGCCGAGGAAGCCCTCGACGATCAGATGATCCCCGTGCAGCGCATCGGGCTCGCCGAGATCGCCGAGGCGCCCATCGACTGGGACATCGCCTGGCCGGCCGGCAACCTCGAAATCGACCTCGCCCCCGCCGTCAAACACAGCCCCCGCAAGCACCAGCAAGAGGCGATCGGCGCCGTCTTCCGCGGCTTTGATGCGGGCAACGACCGGGGCAAGCTGATCATGGCCTGCGGCACCGGCAAAACCTTCACGGCACTCAAGATCGCCGAACGTACCGCCGCCGAGGCGGGCGGGTCGGCGCGGATCCTGTTCGCCGTCCCCTCGATCTCGCTTCTCTCGCAGACACTGCGCGAGTGGACCGCCCAGACCACTCTCGACATGCGGGCGTTCGCCGTCTGCTCGGACACCAAGGTCTCCCGTGCCGCCGAGGATATTGCCGCCCACGACGTCGCCGTGCCGGTCACCACCGACCCGGCCCGCCTGGCCGCCGAGATGGGCCACCGGAAACGCGCCAAGGGCCTGACGGTGGTGTTCACCACCTACCAGTCCCTGCCCGTCATCGCGGGCGCCCAGCAGGCCGGGGTGGATCCGTTCGACCTGGTCATCTGCGACGAGGCGCACCGCACCACCGGCGTCACCCTCGCCGGCGCGGACGAGTCGCATTTCGTGCGTATCCACGACGACGATTACATCCGCGCCGCTCGGCGGCTGTATATGACGGCGACGCCGCGTATCTACGACGAATCGGTGCGGGCGAAGGCCGATGAGCATGCCGCCGAGATCACCTCCATGGACGACGACGCCGTCTACGGGCCCGAGTTGCACCGCCTGTCGTTCGGTGACGCGGTCGAACGGGGCCTGCTCACCGACTACAAGGTTCTCGTGCTCACCGTCGACGAGGACATGGTCGCCGCCCCCTTGCAGGCGCAGATGTCCGCCGGGTTCGGCGAGCTGCGCCTCGACGACGCCTCCAAGATCGTGGGCTGCTGGAACGGCCTGGCGAAACGGGCCGGCACCGCCCCCGGCGGCGAGGGTTTCGCCCCGGGGGAGCCGCCGATGCGGCGGGCGGTCGCGTTCGCCGAGAACATCAAAGCCTCCAAGCTCCTCGCGAGTGTCTTCCCCGCGGTGGTGGACGGCTACCGCGACATGCTCGAAGCCTCCCGAGATGATGGCAACCCCGTCGACACCACCAATCTGGATTTGGCGTGCGAGGTGCGGCACGTCGACGGCACGTTCAACGCCCTCGAGCGCGGCCGCGAGCTCGCGTGGCTCAAAGCACCGGTGCCGGCGGGGGAGTGCCGGATCTTGTCGAACGCCCGCTGCCTTTCGGAGGGCGTGGATGTGCCGGCCTTGGATGCGGTGTTGTTCCTGCACCCGCGTAACTCGGTGGTCGACGTTGTGCAGTCCGTGGGTCGGGTGATGCGCAAGGCCGAGGGCAAGGACTACGGCTACATCATCTTGCCGGTCGCCGTGCCCGCGGGCGTGGCGCCGGAGAAGGCCCTGGCCGATAACCAGCGGTTCAAGGTGGTCTGGCAGGTGCTCAACGCGCTGCGTGCCCACGACGACCGGTTCAACGCGATCGTCAACTCCATCGCCCTCAACACCACCACCGATGCCGGCGCGGATACAGGGCGGGGGACGGAGGCGATCCTCGGCGGGCACATCGGCCCCACCGCCAATGTGAATCCGGCGTCGACCGGCGGGGAGACCGAATCCGTCGAGCCCGGCGAGGGTGTGGACCCGTACGCCACCGATCCGGCCGCCGCGGACCGGGAGCTCGCGAAGCAGATGGCCCTGTTTTCACTGTCGCAGTGGCAGGAGGCGATCTACGCGAGGATCGTCACCAAGGTCGGCACCCGCACCTACTGGGAGGACTGGGCCGGCGATGTCGCCGACATCGCCAATGCGCTGATCAGCCGTATCCGGGCGGTCGTCGCCGACGCCGATCAGACGATCGCCGACGGGTTCGACCGGTTCGTCACGGGCCTGCGGGACAACCTCAACGATTCGATCAGCGACGACGATGCGGTCTCGATGCTTGCGCAGCATCTGATCACCAAGCCGGTGTTCGACGCACTGTTCGCCGGGCACGAGTTCGCCGACCACAACCCCGTCTCGATCACCATGCAGGCCATGGTCGACCTGCTCGGCGCCGCCGGGCTGGAAGCCGAGACCGCCCGCCTCGAGGGGTTCTACGCATCCGTGCGCACCCGAGCGAGCGAGGTGACTACGGCAGAGGGCAAGCAGGCCGTGATCGCCGAGCTGTACGAGAAGTTCTTCAAACTCGGCTTCGCCAAACAAGCTGACGCGCTGGGCATCGTGTACACGCCGGTGCAGATCGTGGACTTCATCCTGCGGGCCGCGGACCAGGCATCCCGTGACGCGTTCGGCCGGGGCATCACCGACGCCGGTGTGCATGTGCTCGACCCGTTCACCGGCACCGGCACGTTCCTGACCCGCCTGCTGCAATCCGGGCTAATCAACCCGAAGGATCTGGCCCGCAAGTACGCCTCAGAGTTGCATGCGAACGAGATCATGCTGCTCGCCTACTACATCGCCGCGGTGAACATCGAGACCACCTTCCACGCCCTCCCCGACGCAGATGCCGGTGGGTATCGGCCGTTCGAGGGGATCGTGCTGGCCGATACGTTCCAGATCACCGAGGACGGCGACAGCCTCGACGATGTGATGTTCCCGCAGAACAACGAACGCATCGTCCGTCAGTTGGGGGTGCCGATCAACATCATCGTCGGCAACCCACCGTGGTCCAATGGCCAGGACAGCGCGAACGATCTCAACGCGAACATCGCCTACCCCACCCTCGATGCGCGGATCGCCGATACCTACGTCAATCGGTCGACGGCGACGAACAAGAACAGCCTGTACGACTCGTATCTGCGGGCGTTCCGGTGGGCGACCGACCGGATCGGCGACGCGGGCGTCGTCGCCTTCGTCAGCAATGGTGGCTGGGTCGACGGCAACACTGCTGACGGCATCCGCCTGTCCCTCGCCGACGAATACGCGCGGATCTACGTCTACAATCTTCGCGGCAACCAGCGCACCGCCGGCGAGCTCTCCCGCAAAGAGGGCGGCAAGGTATTCGGCGCAGGCAGCCGCAACACCGTCGCCATCTTCATCGGCGTCAAGAACCCCGTGCACACCGGGTCGTGTGAGGTGTTCTACCACGACATCGGCGACTACCTGTCCCGCGACGACAAGCTCGACCGCGTCGACAAAGCCACCCTGACCGGCCTGGACTGGGCCACCGTCACCCCCAACCAGCATGGCGACTGGCTCGGCCAACGTGACGACACCTTCGCCACGTGGCCGGCCATCGGTGACAAGAAGGCTAAACCAGGGCAAGTGGTCGTGTTCTCCACCTTCTCCGCCGGGTTGCAGACCAACCGTGATGCTTGGGTATACGACTACTCACTGTCGAAGCTGCAGCACAACATCGAGACGCTGACCAGCAACTACAACAAGCAGATCCCCCGGTTCGGGGAGTATCGGGCTGCACACTCACTCGCACGGGCTAAAGAATCTGACGTCACTGCCTATCTGACCAAGAATCCAGACGGAGCGGACGCAACAAAGATCAAATGGTCTCGCAGCCTGCGCCAGCACCTCGCACGTAGAACGTCTCTCAGCTTCATCAACGAACACGTCACGACCAGTCTCTACCGTCCGTTCCAGAAGCAGCACGCGTACTTCGACCGACACCTCAACCATGAACGCGGTGCGCTTCCGTCGATGTTCCCGACCCCCCACCACACCAACACCGGCTTCTACGTCGTCGGCGCAGGTTCCGATAAGCCGTTCTCCGTGCTGATGACCGATGTTCTCCCGGACCTCGCGCTGTGGGGTTCCAGCAGCGGTCAGTTCTTCCCGCGTTGGACCTACGAGAAGGCCGCCGCCGTGGACGGCCACCTGGACCTCGCCGCTGGAGACGGTGTGGTGGACGCGTGGGGGTATCGGCGGGTCGACAACATCACCGACGCCATCCAGACCCTCTACGTCGAGGCGCTGGGTGGCCCGGTGTCGAAGGACGAGATCTTCGACTATGTCTACGGGCTCCTGCACGACCCCGCCTACCGGCAGGCCTACGCGGTGGACCTGCGCAAGATGCTCCCGCATATCCCCACCCCCGAGACACGGTCACGGTTCGACCGGCTGGCGAATGCGGGCCGGCGGCTCGCCGAGCTGCACATCGGCTACGAGCACGTCGAACCGTATCCGGTCGACGTCAAGCTCAAGGCGGGTGCCGATCCGGCCGACCGGGAGACGTGGCGCGTGACGAAGATGAAGTGGGCCAAGACCACCGACCCCGCCACGGGCAAGAAGGTCGACGACCACACGGCGATCGTCTACAACCCGAAGGCCACCATCGCGGGGATCCCGGAAGACGCGGAGCGCTACCTGCTCGGCTCCCGGTCCGCATTGGGCTGGATCCTGGATCGCTACCAGGTCAAGACGGACAAAGCCTCCGGGATCGTCAACGACCCCAACGCCTGGTGCGATGAGCACGAGGATCCCCGCTACATCGTCGAACTCATCGCCAAGGTGACGACGGTGGCGGTGGAGACGACGCGCATCGTCGAGACCCTCGCTCAGGAGCGGTGAGCAGCAGCGACGGCTGATGATACAGGTAGGTGCGGATGATAGGGAGATTGTTGATCGAGCATCACGGCTCCCATGTAGACGCTTCAGCGGAGGAACGTCAGTGTTTATACCCCAGATCGTGGAATGGGTATCAGCCATGGCCAGCGCAGCAGGTGATCATGGCCCAGCACGTCATCTTCACTAAACATCGAGGCCAGACAGACAGGTGAAAGAATTTCAGTTGACCCAAGCTTTGTCGAACAGCACGATCGTGTCGAGACTGGGCTTGATACCGTGAACCTGCTTGTTCCACGCGATTAACGTCGCTACCGACCCCCAAGCCAGGAACGGTACCTTCTCGTTGACTGCGGTCTGGAGATCAGCGAGTGCGGCACGAGTGGCGTCGTCGGTAGGCGCCGTTTTTATTCTCTCCAACAGAGCATCTACCTGCGGGTCCTTGAATCCGAGGGCGTTGGAGGGTGAGGAGCTGGAAAGGTTGCCGAATAGGCGACTGTATGTCGCCTGATCAGCCAGACTGGGACCACCTCTGCTGAGGTCGTAGTCCCTGTCAATGAACTGGCGGCGTGTAAGGTCTGCGGTGTTACTTACGTAGTCAACTTCGACTTCAAATCCGACGGACTGTAGCTGCGCCTGGACAGATAATGCCTGAGCACGCGCTTCTGGGTCATCTGTAGTGACGTACAGTAGTTTCCCGTCATAGCCGTCGGCCTTTGCTGCGTTAAGCAACTCCGTTGCCTTCGTAGTATTGACCGAGATCGGTTCGACTTCGTTATGCCATCTTGACCACGGCATAAAAATCGCAGTCCCCGGAAGGCCAGTACCATTGCTGACCCGTTGATCGATTTGTACGGGATCGATGGCATAGGCCATCGCTTTGCGTACTCGAACGTCCGCACCGGGGTGGCCCTCGCTGCTGTTGATCAGGCCGGCGCGGCCGATGCTGTGAACATCTTGGAACCCTGTGATGCCATTGGTGATAGCCTCGTTGACTACCTCAGGGGCTCGAAAGTACGCCATGTTGATATCGCCGGATCTCAGAGACTCGAGCTTCGCGCGGTCGCCCTGGACTGCGACGAAGCGCAGTTCAGACAGGTTAGGGGCCCCGCCCCAGTAGTTTTTCCGGGGCTTCAGTGACAGCGTATCCGAAGGTGCGAAGTGATCGACGACGAACGGTCCTGCGCCGATGGGGGTGAACGTATTTCCGTCCACCGAGCTTGGTGCGACAATGATTCCGGGGCCCGTCGCCAGCATGGACCAAAACTTCGCCCACGGCTCCGAGAGCGTGAAAACAACGGTCTTGTCGTCTGGTGTGGCGATGTCGGCGACGCTCGAGCTGAACAGCTGTGAGTTAAGTCCGGACTCGGACACATAGCGGTCCATGCTCCAGACCACGGCGGCAGAGTTCAGCGGTGTCCCGTCACTGAAGGTGACATTGTCCCGCAACTCCACCGTCCAGGTCTTCAGATCGTCACTAACGGTGACGTCCTTGGCAAGTTGCGGAACGTAAGAGTCTGCGTCGTAGTCCCAGCGGACTAACACGTCATAGATCGCGATAAGCTCGGACGCGCCACTGGAACCTGTGGGGTAGGTGACGGTAGGGTCAAGGCTTGTCACAGGTGCGAGGGTAGAGAAGCGAATCGTTCCACCCTGTGCCGGGGACCCGGGGTCGGGCTGATCTCCCACGAAGCCGATCTTAGTGCTTACGCCGGTATCGTCGGCTACATGATTTCTGTCTTCATCGCCGCCGCTGACACAAGAGGTCAAAAGTCCGCATGTCAGTAACGCGGCTGCGGCAACGCTTAGTCCGTTCTTCAGTGAAATCAACATTACTCCTTGTTTGAATTTGTATAGGATCCTGTGGATGTAAGAAAGCAGTATTGGTATATAGGTCACAACAGGGGTGACATTAGTCAGGATTCTGACGACGAATGCCAGGTTAAGGCGCCATGTATTGCCCTCCATTGATGTCTAGTGTCGCCCCCGTGACCATTCGGGCTAGGTCGGACACAAAGAACAACACGGATTTAGCGCATTCATCGTCCGGTGGTATCAATCCTAACGGAATGTTGCGAATGAAATCGTCTATAATGTCCTGCTCTGTACGCCCCTCGTCCTTCGCGCGCGTTCGCACAAGACGCTGGATTGAGGCACCCCAAAGGACCCCCATTCGGGTATGGTTAACTCGAATGTTGTATTGAGCAAACTCAGCGGCCATATGCCGTGTGAGCCCTCCAAGTGCCGCCTTCGCGACGGCATAATTAGCCTCGCCACTGCCCGGCCAAACAGTAGAGATGGTGCCGACGTTGACGATGGCGCCATCCTGCTGAGCCTTCATCGTCGGCAGAACGGCAAGGGACATGCGTAGCGCGCCGAAACAAGTTACGTCCATCACTGGGGGCCACGAGGCAAGATCAGCCTGCTCGATCTGGCGGGAACGAGTGCGAGAGCGAGCACTATTCACGAGGCCGTCTATCCGCCCGAATGCCTCCACGGTGGCTGCGGCGAGACGCCGACACTGGTAATCGTCTGAAACATCAGTGGGAACCGCGATCGCGTCGTGCCCAGCAATATGGAGTTCCTCTACCAGCTCGCTAATGAAACCTTCCGATCGCGCTGAAACCGCCACCGATGCACCTTGCTCAGCAGCGATTCGGCAGAGCTTGGACCCCATGCCAGGGCCCACGCCGGTAACTATTAAAACTTTATCTTGGAGAAACATCAGGAAAACACCTCCTCTGTGAGAAACGTCCGGGTAGCGCCAGCCAGGTGCGCAACCCGCATATCCATTTCACCACGTTCAGCAGTGAAGACCTCGAGGCCTAGTACCAATTCAGCGTCTACTGCCCACAGCTCCCGTACTAGCTCAGCAACAGGAGCGTCTCCTTGGCCGGGTGCAAGCCGGCCCGTCATCGGCACGTATTCGTCTGTGGCCGATGGCGTTCTGCGGCCGCTAATCTGTACCTCGAAAACTTGGCCTGTTTCCAGCGCGGAGAGTTCGGAGCTAGTGCCACCAACGCGGATGTGGTGCCAAGTATCAAACATAACCCCCACTGCTGACGAGTCTGCTTCTTCCATCAAACGGAGGACTGTTTCCAGGTCAGGGATCCCGGTTCCGGGTATGAATTCCAGGCTACATCGAACTCCCGCGTGTTCCACACGACTTGCAATCTCGCTGACCGCTTCGGACATCTGATCAAAGCCTACTGTGGGATCCCCACGATAATGAGCCACGTTCAAGGTTCGAGCACCGAGCTGCACCGCAGCTTCGAGGCAGGCGTCTAGTTCGGCGACGTCGTTTCCGAACTCCTCAGAGTGGGGGGAACCGGGCAAATATCCCAGGAGAGCATCGATGACACCGACTGTCACTCCGGTCGCTGCCAGTCGCTCGAGCCAGTCTTCCGCTTCCCGGGCATGAATGTAGTGTCCCGGCCTGACTGAGATCTCTGGGAAGCCATGTCTCGATGCCAGTGCTGCAAGCTCAACTAGCCCGGCCTCTGGTACGGAGCCCCAGCACAGGGACGTTCTATCCAGTCGTTTCGGCAGCTGCGGCATCGCGATACTCTCCAACTAGGCGAGATAACGTAATGGTCAGGATTAGTCAGCGAACGACGTTGCAGTAGTAGCGATTCCATCCACTGGGACACTTATTGAAGCCGAATGGAAGCGCCGGTTTGCCGCGCCGGCGGCAGATCGTGTCGGCGACAAGGTGCGTAGGCCGCGAAGCGGGTCCTGTGGTGGTCGGGGAATGAGTCAAGAACCGTCATCCGTGCACCACAGGACCCGCCAACATGTTCTGGTCCCTATCGACTCGCCCGTCCCCGATCTATGTACTCGCATCCTCGGAAGAGCCAAAAACCTCAGTACTTTACGGAACTCAGAAAGTTCAATATAGACTCGTTCACCTCAGCTGGCTTCTCCATCTGGACGAAATGACCCGCGTCCTCGATCAGTCGAATGTCTCTCAGATCCGTGACCAGTTTTGGCATTGACTCCAGGGACCCGCTGAACATCTTGACCACCGGTTCCAGGGTTCCGGCGATGAACGTAGCGGGCACATCAATCGTTGCACCCGCAAGATGTTCATTTTGCCGCCACACAAGATCCATTGCCCTGTACCAATTTAGTCCGCCGGTGAAACCGGTGCGGCTGTACTCGCGCACGAAAACAGAGAAATCATCACTAGTCATCCACCCCCATGGAAGCTCTGGCGCCTCCGGAAGTACATCCAAGTATCCGTTTCCTTCTGCTGGGTAGTCGTAGCAAGTAAACCAACGATCAGCATCAGACAAGGCCCAGTATATACGTGCGAGAAAATCAGCTGGTGCCGCATTGAGCTCGCGGTCCGCCGGGCCATAGTGCTGAAAGTAGTCCATATGGTAGAAATGGTCCTTGCTTACTTCCGCATAGGTTTCGCTGGGCGGTTTCGTTACGCGTTCTATCATCGGCACGCTGAGAACTACCACCCCCGCGACACGCTCCGGTGCCCACTGTGGCAAGTCCCAGACGAGGTTTGCCCCAAAGTCGTGTCCGACGAAGACCGCTCGCTCGATCTCGAGTACGTCGAGGAGGCCAGTCATATCTGCGACAGTGGTCTTACGATCATAGTCGGCGGGGTCGGGCGGCGCATCGGTTCCGCCAATTCCTCGCATGTCTGGCGCAATGGCTCGGTAGCCAGCGGCAGCAAGTGCCGCGACCTGGTGTCGCCAGCAATAAGCGAGGCCTGGAAATCCGTGACACAGTACGACAGCAGGTCCTTCCCCTTGATCGGCTATGGCCATGTCAATCCCGTTGGCGTGAACCGTTTTCATCTGCATGACGTGATGCTCCATTTCTGCGAGTTGTAACATGAGTTGATGGTCGAGAGTCCCTGGCGTTTCCTGTATAGTATGTGGAAGTCTATCCGTTTCTGATGGTTTGACTAAAGCGGAGCTACGGAAGTGAAATAGCTAGAGGCAGGTTGAGTATCTATTGCACCGCTGCTTCGAGGCAGGCGTCTAGTTCGGCGACGTCGTTTCCGAACTCCTCAGAGTGGGGGGAACCGGGCAAATATCCCAGGAGAGCATCGATGACACCGACTGTCACTCCGGTCGCTGCCAGTCGCTCGAGCCAGTCTTCCGCTTCCCGGTCATGAATGTAGTGTCCCGGCCTGACTGAGATCTCTGGGAAGCCATGTCTCGATGCCAGTGCTGCAAGCTCAACTAGCCCCTCCTCTGGTACGGAGCCCCAGCACAGGGACGTTCTATCCAGTCGTTTCGGCAGCTGCGGCATCGCGATACTCTCCAACTAGGCGAGATAACGTCATGGTCAGGATTAGTCAGCGAACGACGTTGCAGTAGTAGCGATTCCATCCACTGGGACACTTATTGAAGCCGAATCGAAGCGTGGTAGCTGCCGAGGGTCTCGGTTAGTGCTACAGGAGTGCCTGGTCTTCCTGTGTGACGACGTCGTCGCCGTCGAAGCCCGGCATGCCCACGGCGATCACGTCGGCATCCATGGTGCCGTAGCAACGCGCGGGTTCTGGCCCCGTCGCCGAGTTCTCGGCGGGCGCCTACCAGAACCGCTGATACTCCGCGGTGAACACGTCGCGTGCGCGTGTAGTGGCCAGGTTGTTTGACCCGCGAACTGCGCCCGCCTTGAGCTTGAGGACTTTCAGGTAGCGAGTCAGTTGGAGGTATTCGCTGCTCTTGTGCAGTGAGTGAGTGTGCTGGACGATGATCTGACCGGCGGCGATGCCGGCGTCCGGGCCATGGGCCTCGGTCGTGTCGGTGCCGGCCGGTGTACGGCGCTGGCACCAGGTGATAGAGCTGGCGTACGCAGACGCGCGCTTTCGCGTCGACCCGGCACGAGAGCCGCGTGTCCGCGGCGGAGCACAGGGGCAAGGTGCCGGCGGCGGAAGCGGCTGGCACGGTTAGCAGACCTTGCCAGGAGTGATCCCGTGGAATCTCTGGTGGCTATGCCTGACTACTGCGCTGCGGACAGATGATCGGTGATGAGTCCGATCAAGTTATACGTATCGAAAAGTCGGTCACCGCGTATATCTCATCGGAAACGATCGCTCCAAGTCGGCAAGTTGGCCGGCCCAGCGAGAGTCAGCAGGATGACTCGAAAATCTAAAGGTTCACGAGACACCAACCCGAGGGGCGGCCGCCGCGGACGATGTCGTTTTCAGAAGTCGGCTGCACGGATGTCAGAAGTGCTCTGCACACGCCCTGTCGTCGCCGCCTCCTCGTCGAGAATCGCCAGGGTGCGTTCGAGTATCTCGTCGGCCCGTGTGCCGATGTCGTCGATGAGCGCGTCGAGTGCGGCCAGGCGGGTGTGATCACGGCGCCGTGCGGCGATGCCGCGGTCGTAATACGCGCCGAGCCGTACCGGCTCGGCGATAGCGGTCTCGGTGGCCGGGCGCGGCCTGTCCTGGGCCGGCTCGCGCGGGGGTGGTGCGTGGCCGGGCGCGGTGCCGGTCAGGTGGGCGCGGACGATCATCCCGATCGAGGCGGCCATAAGAGGTTGCGGGGCGAGCGGCAGGTAGCCCCACCTGTCGATGCGGGTGAACACCGGTGCGACCGAGTAGCGCAGGTTCGCGGCCACGTCGGGCAGTGCGGCGCGGTCAAGCCGGTCGGCCAGGGCGCGGGTGCTCGGGTGGGTGTCGACGAACTCGAGCACCGCGGCCCACCGGTGTACGGCTGCCGCACCGTCGTCCGGCAACGTCACGGACAGTCCTGCAGTGGTCACGGCCGAATCGCCGCAGGTGAGCGCGGTCAGGTCGCGGCGGCGTAACCCGGCGATGGCGGTGAACGTCATGCCGGCGGCGGCCAGGGTCAGGAGCGCCGCGTCGCGGCGGCCGAACAGCCCGCGGGGCCAGCCCGATGCCGGCAGCGCCGCCACGACGGCGTCGACTCTATCCCGCATGCGGGCCAGGCGCGCGGCCCGGCGAGCGTCCAGGGTTTCGCGAATGGGTTCGGACCTGCCCGAGGCGGGCAGGCCACAGAGCGTGTGGGCGTGGTTGATCGCTGACATGCGGCGGCGCTGGGTCGCCGGGGTTGCCGGGTGCTCGGCGATGAACTCGGCAAGCGTCGCGGGTGCGGCTGGCAGGGCGGGTGTGTCGGTCGCGGCGCACCAGTCGGTGAACAGGGCCCAGTCGTGCCGGTAGCGGCCGGGCATGCGCAACGAGCTTGATGCCTGGTCGCCGCCGGCTTCGACGGCCTCGCCGGCGGTGGTCATAGTCCGAGGGTGGTCACGGCGTTGCCGATCAGCGGGGCGTGTTCGCGGGCATAGACCTCGAGCATGGCGGGGCTGGCGTGGCCGGTTTGCCGCATGATCGCGTGCGCATCCGCCCCGGCCCGGAAGGCTTGGGTGACGAACCCCGCCCGCAGCGAATGCCCGCCGAGGCGAGCGACGAACCCGTCGTCATAACCGGCGGCCGCGGCGCGCCGCCGGATCATCTTGTGCACCGCCGCCCCCGACAACGCCGTGGTACTGATATGCCCGGCGCCGCGGATCGGGCGGAACACCGGGGCGCCCGGGTCCGGGATACTCGGCCAGCGGCCGTGGCACACGTGCGTATCAGGCTCGTCGGGGCTGCGCAGGAGCCGGATGATGGCGGGCCGCCCGCCGGTATCCGAAGTAGCGATGACGTGCAGCCACCGCACATACGCGCACGGGCCGCACGAGCCCGGCTCGGCCCCGTAGGGC is a window from the Tomitella gaofuii genome containing:
- a CDS encoding DEAD/DEAH box helicase gives rise to the protein MASVHEVIEAFRQAPSNSERGTLFEQLMIRYLQLDPTLSQQYDQVWRWADWPGRDGKPDTGIDLVARERDTGEYTAIQCKFYEPTHTLAKADIDSFFTASGKKPFTNRVIISTTDKWGPHAEEALDDQMIPVQRIGLAEIAEAPIDWDIAWPAGNLEIDLAPAVKHSPRKHQQEAIGAVFRGFDAGNDRGKLIMACGTGKTFTALKIAERTAAEAGGSARILFAVPSISLLSQTLREWTAQTTLDMRAFAVCSDTKVSRAAEDIAAHDVAVPVTTDPARLAAEMGHRKRAKGLTVVFTTYQSLPVIAGAQQAGVDPFDLVICDEAHRTTGVTLAGADESHFVRIHDDDYIRAARRLYMTATPRIYDESVRAKADEHAAEITSMDDDAVYGPELHRLSFGDAVERGLLTDYKVLVLTVDEDMVAAPLQAQMSAGFGELRLDDASKIVGCWNGLAKRAGTAPGGEGFAPGEPPMRRAVAFAENIKASKLLASVFPAVVDGYRDMLEASRDDGNPVDTTNLDLACEVRHVDGTFNALERGRELAWLKAPVPAGECRILSNARCLSEGVDVPALDAVLFLHPRNSVVDVVQSVGRVMRKAEGKDYGYIILPVAVPAGVAPEKALADNQRFKVVWQVLNALRAHDDRFNAIVNSIALNTTTDAGADTGRGTEAILGGHIGPTANVNPASTGGETESVEPGEGVDPYATDPAAADRELAKQMALFSLSQWQEAIYARIVTKVGTRTYWEDWAGDVADIANALISRIRAVVADADQTIADGFDRFVTGLRDNLNDSISDDDAVSMLAQHLITKPVFDALFAGHEFADHNPVSITMQAMVDLLGAAGLEAETARLEGFYASVRTRASEVTTAEGKQAVIAELYEKFFKLGFAKQADALGIVYTPVQIVDFILRAADQASRDAFGRGITDAGVHVLDPFTGTGTFLTRLLQSGLINPKDLARKYASELHANEIMLLAYYIAAVNIETTFHALPDADAGGYRPFEGIVLADTFQITEDGDSLDDVMFPQNNERIVRQLGVPINIIVGNPPWSNGQDSANDLNANIAYPTLDARIADTYVNRSTATNKNSLYDSYLRAFRWATDRIGDAGVVAFVSNGGWVDGNTADGIRLSLADEYARIYVYNLRGNQRTAGELSRKEGGKVFGAGSRNTVAIFIGVKNPVHTGSCEVFYHDIGDYLSRDDKLDRVDKATLTGLDWATVTPNQHGDWLGQRDDTFATWPAIGDKKAKPGQVVVFSTFSAGLQTNRDAWVYDYSLSKLQHNIETLTSNYNKQIPRFGEYRAAHSLARAKESDVTAYLTKNPDGADATKIKWSRSLRQHLARRTSLSFINEHVTTSLYRPFQKQHAYFDRHLNHERGALPSMFPTPHHTNTGFYVVGAGSDKPFSVLMTDVLPDLALWGSSSGQFFPRWTYEKAAAVDGHLDLAAGDGVVDAWGYRRVDNITDAIQTLYVEALGGPVSKDEIFDYVYGLLHDPAYRQAYAVDLRKMLPHIPTPETRSRFDRLANAGRRLAELHIGYEHVEPYPVDVKLKAGADPADRETWRVTKMKWAKTTDPATGKKVDDHTAIVYNPKATIAGIPEDAERYLLGSRSALGWILDRYQVKTDKASGIVNDPNAWCDEHEDPRYIVELIAKVTTVAVETTRIVETLAQER
- a CDS encoding tyrosine-protein phosphatase yields the protein MGLASMLALTACGSSSTDTDDASSSGQVSHLSVDRGDAGAYTLSWDGAGEATVFASTSVTDPSENGREVATGDGAATVDGLDPIDRWYFEASTGDGTGDIASTRQFFLQGAHNVRDMGGFTTKDGHTTAWGKVFRADSLTELTDEDDAALAAADVATVVDYRGKSEIAKNGQDQLPASTKYVNLPVLDKNTEALSNAIQKALKTGNQQVMQDMLGDGKARQIGDEGFVDQLNSPKAMAAYGKTLELIANSDGALMYHCTSGKDRTGMMSALLLGILGVSDEAIIDDFVASNTYNREHNEKTYKYLEGKGVDISLVKPLMEQRPSQIKPVLDAVHNTYGGWDKFAHDVLGLDSQTLTQLRDKMLV